The following proteins are co-located in the Pirellulales bacterium genome:
- a CDS encoding sigma-70 family RNA polymerase sigma factor, with the protein MKADERSAEADSLEQYRGYLRLLASQQIAARFRGKLDPSGIVQDTLFEAHRELAGGLVVPSAERLAWLRKILANNLADEVRKITADKRDVGREVSLQQAIEQSSQRLEQWLARDLAPGAPAELAEQVLQLVAALARLPEAQREAVALHYWSGLPLAEIAQRLDRSRDAVAGLLKRGLRQLRAELKLQPDDDLPGESALV; encoded by the coding sequence ATGAAAGCCGACGAACGCTCGGCAGAGGCCGATTCGCTGGAGCAGTACCGCGGGTACTTGCGGCTCTTGGCCTCGCAGCAGATCGCCGCCCGGTTTCGCGGCAAGCTCGATCCCTCGGGCATCGTCCAGGACACGCTGTTCGAGGCGCATCGCGAGCTGGCTGGCGGACTCGTCGTGCCCTCGGCTGAGCGGCTCGCGTGGCTGCGCAAGATTCTGGCCAACAACCTCGCCGACGAAGTGCGCAAGATCACTGCCGACAAGCGCGATGTGGGGCGCGAAGTGTCGCTGCAGCAGGCCATCGAGCAATCGTCCCAGCGACTCGAACAGTGGCTGGCCCGCGACCTGGCGCCCGGCGCGCCGGCGGAGCTCGCCGAGCAGGTGCTGCAACTGGTGGCGGCGCTGGCACGGCTCCCCGAGGCGCAGCGCGAGGCGGTGGCGTTACACTATTGGAGCGGACTGCCGCTGGCCGAGATTGCCCAGCGGCTGGATCGCTCGCGCGACGCGGTCGCCGGATTGCTGAAGCGCGGCTTGCGGCAGTTGCGCGCGGAGTTGAAACTCCAACCTGACGACGATTTGCCCGGGGAGTCTGCACTTGTTTGA
- a CDS encoding helix-turn-helix domain-containing protein, which translates to MSEAELHMLQQRSRCGLTSVRRGASNDQLALREDEWFVPDLARELGVRPHRIYAWIRNGRLPARQVDGTDGRWIVRADAALLESLEAAANDVIAQGSKSA; encoded by the coding sequence ATGTCGGAGGCCGAACTGCACATGCTCCAACAGCGCAGCCGATGCGGCCTGACCAGCGTCCGCCGTGGTGCAAGCAATGACCAGTTGGCGCTGAGAGAGGATGAGTGGTTCGTCCCCGACCTCGCACGGGAACTCGGAGTTCGCCCGCACCGCATCTACGCTTGGATACGCAACGGTAGACTGCCCGCACGGCAAGTGGACGGCACCGACGGACGCTGGATCGTCCGCGCCGATGCTGCTCTACTTGAAAGCCTAGAAGCTGCTGCGAACGACGTTATCGCTCAAGGAAGCAAAAGTGCCTGA
- a CDS encoding pyridoxal phosphate-dependent aminotransferase, translating to MSMTVSKLVQALEPSATLAMAAKAKALKAAGKTVYDFSVGEPDFNTPAHICDAAAKAMRDGQTHYTVASGIPELKAAVVKQYQATHGLEYKPNQVVVSNGAKHSLHNVFTAVLNPGDEVIIPAPYWVSYSELVKLTGARPVIVSTEESQDFKLSPAQLRAAIGPKSKMLLLCSPSNPTGTMYSPEELAALADVVIEKNLLVLADEIYERLIYGQNRFASFATVRPGLAERTILVNGVSKTFAMTGWRIGWTLSPANIAEAMANLQSQETSNPCSVSQYAALAALEGPQDCVAEMLQHFAERRDYVRARIAQLPDVSCPDIAGAFYAFMNIKAYLGRDYGGKRVNDSAQWCLTLLEEQNVATVMGSSFGAEGYARVSFATGLPVLEAGFDRIEGFLKSAK from the coding sequence ATGTCGATGACCGTATCCAAGCTGGTCCAAGCGTTGGAGCCATCGGCCACGTTGGCCATGGCGGCCAAGGCCAAGGCGTTGAAAGCGGCCGGCAAGACGGTCTACGACTTCAGCGTGGGAGAGCCCGACTTCAACACGCCAGCGCATATTTGCGACGCGGCAGCCAAGGCGATGCGCGACGGCCAGACGCATTACACGGTGGCCAGCGGCATTCCGGAGCTAAAGGCGGCCGTGGTCAAGCAGTATCAGGCCACCCACGGCTTGGAGTACAAACCGAACCAGGTGGTCGTTTCCAACGGGGCGAAGCACTCGCTGCACAACGTTTTCACCGCGGTGCTCAACCCGGGCGATGAGGTGATCATTCCGGCGCCCTATTGGGTCAGCTACTCCGAACTGGTCAAGCTGACCGGCGCGCGGCCGGTGATCGTCAGCACCGAGGAGTCGCAAGACTTCAAGCTCTCGCCGGCGCAACTGCGCGCCGCGATTGGCCCCAAATCGAAGATGCTGCTGCTCTGTTCGCCATCGAACCCGACCGGCACAATGTACTCGCCCGAGGAGTTGGCGGCGCTGGCCGACGTGGTGATCGAAAAGAACCTGTTGGTGCTGGCCGACGAGATTTATGAACGGCTGATCTACGGTCAAAACCGGTTTGCGAGCTTTGCCACCGTACGGCCGGGACTGGCGGAACGCACGATCTTGGTGAACGGCGTGAGCAAGACGTTTGCCATGACGGGTTGGCGCATTGGCTGGACATTGTCGCCAGCCAACATCGCCGAGGCGATGGCCAATCTGCAAAGTCAGGAAACGTCGAATCCGTGCAGTGTCAGCCAGTACGCCGCGCTGGCGGCGCTGGAAGGGCCGCAGGATTGCGTGGCCGAAATGCTGCAACATTTCGCCGAGCGACGCGATTACGTTCGCGCGCGAATCGCCCAACTGCCCGATGTCTCTTGTCCCGACATAGCGGGCGCGTTCTACGCCTTCATGAATATCAAAGCGTATCTGGGGCGCGATTACGGCGGGAAGCGGGTCAACGACTCGGCCCAGTGGTGTCTTACGTTGTTGGAAGAACAAAACGTGGCGACGGTGATGGGCTCGTCGTTTGGCGCCGAGGGGTACGCCCGCGTGTCGTTCGCCACCGGTTTGCCGGTGCTCGAAGCGGGTTTCGACCGCATCGAGGGCTTTTTGAAGAGCGCGAAGTAG
- a CDS encoding squalene--hopene cyclase: protein MSPQDSELSPSIGPPTEPPVPLPPGKPVSAPLPPPPPTDASGKARWRMPVAPGTEPLPSPPDGAARAGAPQSAAPTPESTGEHEENNLKELAIKNAPPWLVSLLVHMLLVIILGLWFLPVELPKLVSLEVLNIDEPINEPPEELNLDDAQLGVDTGEAIDVINPENLTPVDDPFAAPPDLEIGPGGLFASSKVDAPAIGNALSGREEGTRRALIGTYGGTGKTEAAVAAGLAWLANHQRSDGSWSLQGPYSDGSQFENVAAATAMALLAFQGAGNTHEKGKYKNHVEKGIDFLLRLQDEHGNFFHKGPLHSGLYSQAQCTIAVCELFAMSQDSRLREPAQRAIQYCLSAQDKRKGGWRYIPGEDSDTSVTGWFVMALQSAKMGGLEIPSPVWAMINQFLESVAYEGGSRYAYLAGGEVKRSMTAEGLLCRQWLGWDRNDQRLNLGADFLVVKENLPDWDSRDVYYWYYATQVLHNLDDDRWHTWNHLMREILPNKQEKKGPEMGSWHPTGGKADQWGYHGGRLYVTCLSIYILEVYYRHLPLYATAHNEKSSKPAAISP, encoded by the coding sequence ATGTCGCCGCAGGATTCTGAACTATCACCTTCGATTGGCCCGCCGACCGAACCGCCGGTCCCGTTGCCGCCGGGCAAGCCCGTATCCGCGCCGCTGCCGCCACCGCCTCCGACCGATGCCAGCGGCAAAGCGCGCTGGCGGATGCCGGTAGCTCCTGGCACGGAACCGCTGCCGAGTCCGCCGGATGGCGCTGCGCGCGCAGGCGCGCCACAAAGCGCGGCGCCGACGCCTGAATCGACCGGCGAGCACGAAGAGAACAACCTCAAAGAACTGGCGATCAAGAACGCGCCCCCGTGGCTGGTGAGCCTGCTGGTTCACATGCTGCTGGTGATCATTTTGGGATTGTGGTTCTTGCCGGTGGAACTGCCCAAGCTGGTGAGCTTGGAGGTGCTCAACATCGACGAACCGATCAACGAGCCGCCAGAAGAGTTGAACCTGGACGACGCGCAATTGGGGGTCGACACCGGCGAGGCGATCGACGTGATCAACCCGGAGAACTTGACTCCGGTGGACGACCCGTTCGCCGCGCCTCCGGACCTGGAGATTGGTCCGGGGGGGCTGTTCGCGAGCAGCAAGGTCGACGCGCCTGCGATTGGCAACGCGCTCTCGGGGCGCGAAGAAGGGACGCGCCGCGCGCTGATCGGCACCTATGGCGGCACCGGCAAGACCGAGGCCGCGGTGGCGGCGGGCCTGGCATGGCTGGCCAATCATCAGCGCTCCGATGGCTCTTGGAGTTTGCAAGGTCCGTACAGCGACGGCTCGCAATTTGAAAACGTGGCGGCGGCCACGGCCATGGCGCTTTTGGCGTTTCAGGGCGCGGGCAACACGCACGAAAAAGGGAAGTACAAGAACCACGTCGAGAAGGGCATCGACTTTCTGTTGCGGTTGCAAGACGAGCACGGCAACTTCTTTCACAAGGGGCCGCTGCATAGCGGGCTATACAGTCAGGCGCAATGCACCATCGCGGTTTGCGAGTTGTTCGCCATGTCGCAAGACTCCAGACTGCGCGAACCGGCGCAGCGGGCCATTCAGTATTGCCTCAGCGCGCAAGACAAACGAAAAGGGGGCTGGCGCTACATTCCGGGTGAAGACAGCGACACCTCGGTGACGGGCTGGTTTGTGATGGCGCTGCAAAGCGCGAAGATGGGAGGACTCGAGATCCCCAGCCCGGTATGGGCCATGATCAATCAGTTTTTGGAGAGCGTGGCCTACGAAGGTGGCAGCCGCTACGCCTATCTGGCGGGGGGCGAGGTCAAGCGCTCGATGACGGCCGAGGGGTTGCTGTGTCGGCAGTGGCTCGGCTGGGACCGCAATGACCAACGGCTGAATCTTGGCGCCGACTTTCTGGTGGTGAAGGAGAACCTGCCCGACTGGGACAGCCGCGACGTGTATTACTGGTACTACGCGACGCAGGTGCTGCACAATCTCGACGACGACCGCTGGCACACATGGAATCACCTGATGCGCGAGATCCTGCCGAACAAGCAGGAAAAGAAGGGACCGGAGATGGGTAGCTGGCATCCCACAGGGGGCAAGGCGGATCAGTGGGGCTATCACGGCGGCCGGCTCTATGTGACGTGCCTCTCGATCTACATTCTCGAAGTGTACTATCGCCACCTGCCGCTGTACGCCACGGCGCACAACGAGAAGTCTTCGAAGCCGGCTGCCATTTCGCCGTAG
- a CDS encoding SUMF1/EgtB/PvdO family nonheme iron enzyme: protein MKRLAWLVLLTAHVLTAAHARAVTIPTVPVGNAGNAGEVQSQGTFGAVGYNYRIGTYEVTNSQYAAFLNAKAASDPLALYNTSMASGVGGITRSGASGSYTYSTIAGRADMPVTYVSWYDAIRFANWLHNGQGAGDTETGAYTILGGTPTPSNGPSITRNAGATWALASENEWYKAAYHKNDGATANYFDYPTASDTAPVSQGPPGGSNSANYGFGQLGSFTVGGAYTLSDSPYGTFDQAGNAFEWNESRSVRGGSYFLGSGSLAASSLLNESNFIFPASENLSIGFRVATVPEPSTLALAALGIAGLFIVRRRCRATRVAAALITFSLLGGTNLYAVTIPTVPVGNAGNSADTTGYGAVAYNYRIGTTEVTNAQYAEFLNFKAASDPLALYNTNMGSDARGGITQSGVSGSFSYATKTNMADKPVNYVSWYDAIRFANWLHNGQGLGDTETGAYTLLGGTPTPSNGLSITRNLGATWFLTSEDEWYKAAYYQPAAQGGDSDNYWLYPTASNTAPTVATANSVGDIRNPGTNVANYLEGADWNSQNGNVTTVGSGGPLSESYYGTSDQGGNVWEWNEALISGSIRGLRGGAFGMPSPVFLRASFRSSGSNLPADEVNYIGFRVATVPEPSTLALAALGVAGLFIVRRRRAASLAVLLVAATLFAGAEARAARVFVTSEYSGGHTGDLGATVLSQHLPARGKAVFDSMGNAFVFGGADSLEKFGPTGAYLGPLVVPVNASWIPRLAIDASDNLYYVASETTIHRVGPTGTDLGTFATVPMLNEYNLFDGWTAWGPDGNLYASSSHTDAAGVHWTSVISKFDASGLYLGTFKVLDDGYRIIEDMTFDASGNLYVSDVLEDGGAIHKISPTGTYLGIFASADTDLWGLAFDPNGNLWVASPFESAIREYGPTGELLGTLPLFYESYFIEQPNDVFLVPIWRPLFIAISPVPEPSTLALAALGIVGLFLVRWRRRATSAAAVLITFALLGSTHLYAVTIPTVPVGNAGNAGDTQIMSTDVTTGYGAVAYDYRIGTTEVTVGQYTAFLNAVAATDTYALYDTSMATDLNITGIARSGAPGSYTYSAIGSTSRPISYVSWGDAARFANWLHNGQPVGPQTAGTTEGGAYTLNGATSDAALLNVTRNPGAQWFLPTENEWYKAAYHQPAAQGGDSSSYWDFPMRTNSIPYSDQPPGTTPDNTRVGNFIRNDPFSSGYNDGYAVTGSTSYSSTQNYLTDVGAYTSSPSFYGTFDQGGSLWEWNEAVLFVPERSASFRGVRGGGWERFFQHTGAAWRDYGIPSANVSYFGFRVATVPEPSTFALAALGIAGLFIVRRRCRATRVAAALITFSLLGGTNLYAVTIPTVPVGNAGNSADTTGYGAVAYNYRIGTTEVTNAQYAEFLNFKAASDPLALYNTNMGSDARGGITQSGVSGSFSYATKTNMADKPVNYVSWYDAIRFANWLHNGQGLGDTETGAYTLLGGTPTPSNGLSITRNLGATWFLTSEDEWYKAAYYQPAAQGGDSDNYWLYPTASNTAPTIATASSTGGISNPGANVANYLSGADWNSLDGNVTTVGSAGPLSNSFYGTADQAGNVWEWNEALIAGSFRGLRGGAFRDPLSSLAASILPARPQPVVEIDSVGIRVATVPEPSTFALAALGVVGLFIVRRRCRATRAAAALITFSLLGGTNLYAVTIPTVPVGNPGNAGQVHHQGIFGAVAYDYRIGATEVTNAQYAAFLNAKAANDPLSLYSTNMDSDPRGGIARSGASGSYTYSPKANMGDKPVTFVSWYDAIRFANWLHNGQGSGGTETGAYTLLGGTPTPTNGMSIVRNSGAAWFLPSENEWYKAALYDPTLSGGSGGYWAWPTKSNTAPTPATADSVGGISNPGANIANFAFGANWNGFANITTVGSAGPLSQSYYGTNDQAGNVVEWNEAVISGSFRGQRGGSWASFTAGDLLPNQGISLPAVEQAHVGFRIAMVPEPSTFALAALGVAGLFIVRRRRRAVSAAAVLITFALLGGTNLYAITIPTVPVGNAGNAADTTGYGSVAYNYRIGTTEVTNAQYAEFLNFKAASDPLALYNTNMGSSARGGIARSGVSGSYTYTTKTNMGNKPVNYVNWYDAIRFANWLHNGQGLGDTETGAYTVLGGTPTPSNGTSITRDSGAIWFLTSEDEWYKAAYYDPTLASGSGDYWDYPTQSNSVPTVATANSTGGISNPGTNVANYLFGADWNSENGNVTTVASAGPLSESYYGTFDQGGNVFEWTDPLIGGSSRSLRGGALDTSSNFLMASNWIVNSPTIEVSALGFRVATVPEPSTMALAGLGVLGIFAYVRRKPRRTCGA from the coding sequence ATGAAACGGCTCGCTTGGTTGGTACTGCTGACAGCTCATGTGCTCACTGCCGCCCACGCGCGGGCCGTCACGATTCCCACCGTGCCAGTCGGCAACGCGGGCAATGCCGGCGAGGTGCAATCCCAAGGCACGTTTGGCGCGGTCGGCTACAACTACCGCATCGGCACGTACGAGGTGACTAACTCCCAGTATGCCGCCTTCCTCAATGCCAAGGCCGCCAGCGATCCGCTCGCACTCTACAACACGTCCATGGCCAGCGGCGTAGGTGGAATCACTCGCAGCGGCGCGAGCGGCAGTTACACCTATTCGACGATCGCGGGTCGAGCGGACATGCCGGTCACCTACGTGAGCTGGTACGACGCGATCCGTTTTGCCAACTGGCTGCACAATGGCCAGGGCGCAGGCGACACCGAGACCGGCGCCTACACGATCCTGGGCGGAACTCCGACTCCCAGCAATGGCCCGAGCATCACCCGCAATGCCGGCGCCACCTGGGCCCTGGCGAGCGAGAACGAATGGTACAAGGCTGCCTATCACAAGAACGACGGCGCGACAGCCAACTACTTCGACTATCCAACCGCCAGCGACACGGCACCTGTCTCCCAGGGTCCGCCCGGAGGGAGCAACTCGGCCAACTACGGATTCGGCCAACTCGGTAGCTTTACCGTTGGAGGTGCTTATACCCTATCTGACAGCCCGTACGGTACGTTCGATCAGGCAGGCAACGCCTTTGAGTGGAACGAATCTCGCAGCGTCCGTGGGGGTTCGTATTTCCTCGGCTCTGGCTCGCTGGCCGCCTCGAGCCTCCTCAACGAATCCAACTTCATCTTCCCTGCCAGCGAAAATCTCAGCATCGGGTTCCGCGTGGCAACAGTCCCCGAGCCGTCAACGCTCGCGCTGGCGGCGCTCGGCATCGCGGGCCTTTTCATCGTGCGACGACGTTGTCGCGCTACACGCGTGGCGGCGGCGTTGATCACCTTCAGCCTGCTTGGCGGCACGAATCTCTACGCTGTGACCATCCCCACCGTGCCGGTGGGCAACGCGGGGAATTCAGCGGACACGACCGGCTATGGCGCCGTCGCCTACAACTACCGCATCGGCACGACCGAAGTGACCAACGCTCAGTACGCCGAGTTCCTGAACTTCAAGGCCGCCAGCGACCCACTGGCCCTTTACAACACGAACATGGGCAGCGACGCGCGCGGCGGGATCACGCAAAGTGGCGTCAGCGGCAGTTTTAGCTACGCCACCAAGACAAACATGGCCGACAAACCGGTCAACTACGTGAGTTGGTACGACGCGATCCGCTTTGCCAATTGGCTGCACAACGGCCAGGGCTTGGGGGACACGGAGACGGGCGCCTACACGCTGTTGGGCGGCACGCCGACGCCGAGTAACGGCCTGAGCATCACGCGCAACCTGGGCGCGACCTGGTTCCTGACCAGCGAGGACGAATGGTACAAGGCGGCCTACTATCAGCCGGCCGCGCAAGGGGGCGACAGCGATAACTACTGGCTGTATCCCACGGCCAGCAACACCGCTCCCACGGTCGCCACGGCAAACAGCGTGGGCGACATTCGCAACCCGGGGACGAACGTCGCCAACTATCTGGAAGGCGCGGACTGGAATAGCCAGAACGGGAACGTGACGACGGTGGGTAGCGGCGGACCGCTGAGCGAGAGCTATTACGGCACGTCGGACCAGGGCGGCAATGTCTGGGAGTGGAATGAAGCGCTGATCAGCGGCTCGATTCGGGGCTTGCGGGGCGGTGCGTTCGGCATGCCCAGCCCGGTTTTCCTGCGGGCGTCGTTCCGGAGCAGCGGCTCCAACCTCCCGGCGGACGAAGTCAACTACATCGGCTTCCGCGTGGCAACCGTCCCCGAGCCCTCGACGCTCGCGCTAGCGGCGCTGGGAGTCGCGGGCCTTTTCATCGTACGGCGCCGGCGAGCCGCGAGTCTTGCCGTACTGCTGGTCGCCGCGACGCTATTTGCCGGTGCCGAGGCACGCGCCGCCAGAGTCTTCGTCACCAGCGAATATTCGGGGGGCCACACAGGTGACTTGGGTGCAACTGTGCTCAGTCAGCATCTCCCGGCACGAGGAAAAGCGGTCTTCGACTCCATGGGAAATGCGTTCGTCTTCGGCGGCGCCGATTCGCTTGAAAAATTCGGCCCCACCGGGGCGTATCTGGGACCGCTCGTCGTGCCTGTCAACGCGAGCTGGATTCCCCGCCTAGCCATTGATGCCAGCGACAACCTGTATTACGTCGCATCGGAGACCACGATCCATCGGGTCGGTCCGACCGGGACCGACCTTGGCACGTTCGCGACCGTCCCCATGCTCAACGAGTATAACTTATTCGACGGTTGGACCGCTTGGGGTCCGGACGGCAACCTGTACGCATCATCAAGTCATACCGATGCCGCGGGGGTGCATTGGACGTCCGTCATCTCGAAATTCGATGCGTCGGGCCTCTACCTCGGCACATTCAAGGTCCTCGATGATGGATACAGGATCATCGAGGATATGACTTTCGACGCCAGCGGTAACTTATACGTGTCGGACGTGTTGGAGGACGGAGGTGCCATTCACAAGATCAGCCCGACCGGAACTTATCTCGGCATCTTCGCATCCGCGGATACCGATCTCTGGGGCCTTGCGTTTGATCCCAACGGAAACCTGTGGGTGGCGTCTCCGTTCGAATCTGCTATCCGCGAATACGGCCCTACAGGTGAACTCCTCGGCACGCTGCCGCTGTTCTACGAGAGTTACTTCATCGAGCAGCCGAACGATGTGTTTCTCGTCCCCATCTGGCGCCCGCTTTTCATTGCCATTTCGCCCGTTCCCGAGCCGTCGACACTCGCGCTGGCGGCGCTGGGGATCGTCGGTTTGTTCCTCGTGCGATGGCGGCGTCGCGCTACGAGCGCGGCAGCGGTGTTGATCACGTTCGCCCTGCTGGGCAGCACGCACCTCTACGCCGTCACGATCCCCACCGTGCCGGTCGGCAATGCGGGGAATGCCGGCGACACGCAGATCATGTCGACCGATGTAACGACCGGCTATGGAGCGGTGGCATACGACTACCGCATCGGCACCACGGAAGTCACGGTCGGCCAGTACACCGCGTTTCTCAACGCCGTTGCAGCTACTGATACGTACGCGCTCTACGACACATCCATGGCCACGGACTTGAACATCACAGGCATTGCGCGTAGCGGCGCACCAGGCAGTTACACGTACAGCGCGATCGGATCCACGAGCCGTCCGATCAGTTATGTGAGTTGGGGAGATGCGGCCCGCTTTGCCAATTGGCTGCACAACGGACAGCCCGTCGGGCCTCAAACTGCCGGCACGACCGAGGGTGGCGCGTACACGCTGAACGGCGCTACCAGCGATGCGGCCCTGTTGAACGTCACGCGCAATCCCGGCGCGCAATGGTTCCTGCCAACCGAAAACGAATGGTACAAGGCAGCCTATCACCAACCTGCCGCACAAGGTGGAGACAGCAGCAGCTATTGGGACTTTCCCATGCGCACGAACAGTATCCCCTACTCCGATCAGCCGCCAGGCACCACGCCCGACAACACACGAGTCGGAAATTTCATACGGAATGACCCGTTTTCCAGCGGCTACAACGATGGGTACGCGGTCACCGGATCAACGAGTTACAGCAGCACGCAGAACTACTTGACGGATGTTGGGGCCTACACGTCGTCGCCGAGTTTCTATGGCACGTTCGACCAGGGTGGCAGCCTGTGGGAGTGGAACGAAGCGGTGCTATTCGTCCCGGAACGGAGTGCCTCGTTTCGAGGCGTGCGCGGCGGCGGTTGGGAGCGGTTTTTTCAACACACCGGCGCCGCTTGGCGCGATTATGGAATTCCGTCGGCCAACGTCAGCTACTTTGGCTTCCGCGTGGCAACCGTCCCCGAGCCGTCGACGTTCGCGCTGGCTGCGCTCGGCATCGCGGGCCTTTTCATCGTGCGACGACGTTGTCGCGCTACACGCGTGGCGGCGGCGTTGATCACCTTCAGCCTGCTTGGCGGCACGAATCTCTACGCTGTGACCATCCCCACCGTGCCGGTGGGCAACGCGGGGAATTCAGCGGACACGACCGGCTATGGCGCCGTCGCCTACAACTACCGCATCGGCACGACCGAAGTGACCAACGCTCAGTACGCCGAGTTCCTGAACTTCAAGGCCGCCAGCGACCCACTGGCCCTTTACAACACGAACATGGGCAGCGACGCGCGCGGCGGGATCACGCAAAGTGGCGTCAGCGGCAGTTTTAGCTACGCCACCAAGACAAACATGGCCGACAAACCGGTCAACTACGTGAGTTGGTACGACGCGATCCGCTTTGCCAATTGGCTGCACAACGGCCAGGGCTTGGGGGACACGGAGACGGGCGCCTACACGCTGTTGGGCGGCACGCCGACGCCGAGTAACGGCCTGAGCATCACGCGCAACCTGGGCGCGACCTGGTTCCTGACCAGCGAGGACGAATGGTACAAGGCGGCCTACTATCAGCCGGCCGCGCAAGGGGGCGACAGCGATAACTACTGGCTGTATCCCACGGCCAGCAACACCGCACCCACGATTGCCACGGCCAGCAGCACGGGCGGCATCAGCAACCCGGGCGCGAACGTCGCCAATTACCTTTCAGGCGCCGATTGGAACAGCCTGGACGGCAACGTGACCACCGTCGGCAGCGCTGGCCCCTTGAGCAACAGTTTCTATGGAACGGCGGACCAAGCTGGTAATGTGTGGGAGTGGAACGAAGCCTTGATCGCCGGGTCGTTTCGGGGCTTGCGGGGGGGGGCGTTTCGCGACCCCTTGAGCAGCCTGGCCGCCTCGATCCTCCCGGCTCGGCCTCAACCCGTCGTCGAGATCGACTCTGTCGGCATCCGCGTGGCGACCGTCCCTGAGCCGTCGACGTTCGCGCTAGCGGCGCTGGGCGTTGTCGGATTGTTCATCGTGCGACGACGTTGTCGCGCTACACGCGCGGCAGCGGCGTTGATCACCTTCAGCCTGCTGGGCGGCACCAATCTCTACGCCGTCACGATCCCTACCGTGCCCGTCGGCAATCCGGGGAATGCCGGACAGGTTCACCACCAAGGAATCTTTGGCGCGGTCGCTTACGACTACCGCATCGGCGCGACCGAAGTGACTAATGCCCAGTACGCGGCATTCTTGAACGCCAAGGCTGCCAACGACCCACTGTCCCTCTACAGCACGAACATGGACAGCGACCCCCGCGGCGGAATCGCGCGCAGCGGCGCTAGCGGCAGCTACACCTATTCACCCAAGGCGAACATGGGTGACAAGCCGGTCACCTTTGTAAGCTGGTACGACGCGATTCGCTTTGCCAACTGGCTGCACAACGGACAGGGAAGCGGCGGTACGGAGACCGGCGCCTATACGCTCCTGGGTGGCACGCCCACGCCAACCAACGGAATGAGCATCGTCCGCAATTCTGGCGCGGCCTGGTTTTTGCCGAGCGAAAACGAATGGTACAAGGCGGCTCTCTACGATCCAACGCTTTCCGGCGGCAGCGGCGGGTACTGGGCCTGGCCGACAAAGAGCAACACGGCGCCGACACCGGCCACGGCCGACAGTGTGGGCGGTATCTCCAACCCCGGCGCCAATATCGCGAACTTCGCTTTTGGGGCCAACTGGAACGGCTTCGCCAACATCACGACCGTGGGCAGCGCCGGCCCCTTGAGTCAGAGCTATTACGGCACCAATGACCAGGCGGGCAATGTTGTGGAGTGGAACGAAGCCGTCATCAGTGGCTCGTTTCGGGGTCAGCGCGGAGGCTCCTGGGCCAGCTTTACCGCTGGCGACCTGCTGCCCAACCAAGGCATCAGTCTTCCGGCGGTCGAGCAAGCGCACGTCGGTTTCCGCATCGCCATGGTCCCCGAGCCGTCGACGTTCGCCCTGGCGGCGCTGGGAGTCGCGGGCCTTTTTATCGTGCGGCGCCGGCGTCGTGCTGTGAGCGCGGCAGCGGTCTTGATCACATTCGCCCTGCTGGGCGGCACCAACCTCTATGCCATCACCATTCCCACCGTGCCGGTCGGCAATGCGGGAAATGCTGCCGACACAACAGGCTATGGCTCGGTCGCCTACAACTACCGCATCGGCACGACTGAAGTGACCAACGCCCAGTACGCCGAGTTCTTGAATTTCAAAGCGGCCAGCGATCCGTTGGCCCTTTACAACACGAACATGGGTAGCAGCGCCCGTGGGGGGATCGCGCGCAGCGGGGTCTCCGGCAGCTACACGTACACCACGAAGACGAACATGGGCAACAAGCCAGTCAACTACGTTAACTGGTACGACGCCATCCGTTTTGCCAACTGGCTGCACAATGGACAAGGCTTGGGGGACACGGAGACGGGTGCCTACACGGTGTTGGGCGGAACGCCCACGCCGAGCAATGGCACCTCGATTACGCGCGACTCAGGCGCGATCTGGTTCCTGACGAGTGAGGACGAATGGTACAAGGCGGCGTACTACGACCCTACGCTCGCGAGCGGCAGCGGCGATTACTGGGACTACCCCACACAGAGCAACTCAGTGCCCACGGTTGCCACGGCCAACAGCACGGGCGGCATCAGCAACCCAGGAACGAACGTCGCCAACTACCTTTTTGGCGCCGACTGGAACAGCGAGAACGGCAACGTGACGACCGTGGCTAGTGCTGGACCCTTGAGTGAAAGCTACTACGGTACGTTCGACCAAGGGGGCAACGTCTTTGAATGGACCGATCCGCTCATCGGCGGCTCGTCTCGGAGCTTGCGGGGTGGTGCGTTGGACACCAGCTCGAACTTCCTGATGGCCTCGAACTGGATCGTCAACAGCCCGACGATCGAAGTCAGCGCTCTCGGCTTCCGCGTCGCCACCGTCCCCGAGCCATCGACGATGGCGCTGGCCGGGCTGGGCGTTCTCGGAATCTTTGCCTATGTTCGCCGCAAACCACGACGAACCTGCGGAGCTTAG